TATAGCATTTGATGAGGTAACACTGCTGGGGCTAGATCCGGATCATCCATTGGCTGTGGGTGAGGTAGGTGTTGAGGGCGTTTCAGTAGCATCTCTATGGGATATGGATGTGCTATTCAAAGATATAGATATGGGGAAGATAACCACTAATATGACTATAAATCCCCCAGCCCCGGTGATGCTCAGCTTCTACGTTGCCGTGGCTAGGAGCCGCGGGGTTCCAGATCATATGATTGGGGGTACCACCCAGAATGATCAGCTTAAGGAGTTCATAGGGCAGAAGACATATGTATTCCCACCAAGGCCTGCACTGAAAATAGGTGTTGATGTTATAGAGTGGAGCATAAGGAATCTTCCGAAGTGGAACCCTATTAGCATCTCAGGCTACCATATCTATGAAGCCGGTGCAACCCCAGTCCAAGAGCTAGCCTTCACCCTAGCTGATGGTATAGAATATGTGAGGGAGATGATTAGAAGAGGCTATGATGTAGACAGCTTTGCCCCGAGGCTTTCCTTCTTCTTCGTAGCAGGTATAAACATATTTGAACATGTGGCTAAGTTCAGGGCTGCGAGGAGAATGTGGGCTAAGATAATGAGAGACTGGTTTGGAGCTAAGAAGGCTAGGAGTATGTGGCTAAGATTCCATGCCCAGACAAGTGGGGTAGAGCTAAGGGCGATCGAACCGTATAACAATATCATTAGAGTAACCCTACAAGCACTCGCAGCAGTTCTCGGAGGAGCACAGAGCCTCCACACAAATGCATTTGACGAGGCCCTCGCACTACCAACAGAGTTCTCAGCAAAGCTAGCCCTTAGAACCCAGCAGATTATAGCGTATGAGAGTGGTGTGGCAGACACAGTAGATCCTCTAGCAGGTTCCTATTATATAGAGTGGCTAACAGATAAGATCGAGGAGGAGGCTTGGAAGATAATAGATAGGATCGAGAGTATGGGTGGAATGCTCGAAGCCATTGAAAAGGGATATCCACAGAGGGAGATAACCGAGAGTGCCTATAGAAGACAGAGAGAGATCGAGGAGATGAGGAAGATAATAGTTGGGGTCAACGCCTTTAAGGGCGAGCTACTCGAGAACGAGGTCAAAATACCTCTCCTAGAGATCGATGAGCCTGCTGTAAGGGCTCACCAGATAGCTAGGCTTAAGAAGCTTAAGAGCTCTAGGGATCAAGCAAAGGTGAATACCGCTCTAACAGAGCTGGAGAGAGCTGCCATGAGGGGGGAGAATATAGTTCCATATGTATATAACGCGGCTATATCACTTGCAACACTCGGAGAGATCATGGGTGTTCTTAGAAATGTATATGGCGAGTGGAGTGAGCCGATAATATATTAGAGATAGCCTGGGGATATCATATGGAGATCAGGGAGGAG
Above is a window of Sulfolobales archaeon DNA encoding:
- a CDS encoding methylmalonyl-CoA mutase family protein gives rise to the protein MVRAGYKDRLDRFLTDSGIEIKTVYTPLDIASTSYFEKIGLPGQYPFTRGIHYNMYRGKIWTIRQFSGFGTPEDTNKRLKYLVEHGETGLSIAFDEVTLLGLDPDHPLAVGEVGVEGVSVASLWDMDVLFKDIDMGKITTNMTINPPAPVMLSFYVAVARSRGVPDHMIGGTTQNDQLKEFIGQKTYVFPPRPALKIGVDVIEWSIRNLPKWNPISISGYHIYEAGATPVQELAFTLADGIEYVREMIRRGYDVDSFAPRLSFFFVAGINIFEHVAKFRAARRMWAKIMRDWFGAKKARSMWLRFHAQTSGVELRAIEPYNNIIRVTLQALAAVLGGAQSLHTNAFDEALALPTEFSAKLALRTQQIIAYESGVADTVDPLAGSYYIEWLTDKIEEEAWKIIDRIESMGGMLEAIEKGYPQREITESAYRRQREIEEMRKIIVGVNAFKGELLENEVKIPLLEIDEPAVRAHQIARLKKLKSSRDQAKVNTALTELERAAMRGENIVPYVYNAAISLATLGEIMGVLRNVYGEWSEPIIY